In Paenibacillus larvae subsp. larvae, the following proteins share a genomic window:
- a CDS encoding MurR/RpiR family transcriptional regulator: MDSLLKTIQSKYSSFSEKEKKIADFLLSSPAAAAQCHIKEIADQTGVSVASITRFSKKVLCQSFVELKLKLARESYDHTKDELDVELKNQYKEMFNDIESLIENEPLKEVLSLIKKAKRLFIYGLGSSGLAAQEFNYRLSRMGFYSEAVTDPHLMIIRSVLLEKDDVVIAFSRSGQTKDLLKSLEAAKGKKAKLIAFTAFGDTPLTKMAHKVIWTIHPVRYQYLSTGLDMSVLYLIDLISFHLLKNEDRKRIYTETVNVISGQ; encoded by the coding sequence ATGGATTCATTATTAAAAACCATTCAATCGAAGTACTCCTCTTTTTCTGAGAAAGAAAAAAAAATAGCCGATTTTCTATTGTCATCACCGGCTGCAGCTGCACAATGTCATATTAAAGAAATTGCGGATCAGACAGGCGTTTCAGTTGCAAGCATAACAAGGTTTTCCAAGAAAGTACTGTGTCAAAGTTTTGTCGAACTGAAGCTGAAACTGGCTCGCGAATCTTATGATCATACTAAAGATGAATTAGATGTTGAACTCAAGAATCAGTATAAAGAAATGTTTAACGACATCGAATCTTTAATAGAAAATGAACCTTTAAAAGAAGTACTCTCATTGATAAAAAAAGCGAAGCGTCTATTTATTTACGGGTTAGGAAGTTCAGGGCTGGCGGCACAAGAATTTAATTACCGTTTAAGCCGTATGGGGTTTTACTCCGAGGCAGTGACAGACCCCCATTTAATGATCATAAGAAGCGTGTTGTTAGAAAAGGACGATGTGGTCATTGCCTTCTCACGTTCCGGACAAACTAAAGATCTGCTAAAATCTTTAGAGGCTGCCAAAGGCAAAAAAGCAAAGTTGATAGCTTTCACAGCTTTCGGGGATACTCCCTTGACAAAGATGGCTCATAAAGTCATATGGACCATACATCCCGTTAGATATCAGTATCTATCCACGGGCCTGGATATGAGCGTATTATATTTAATTGATTTAATCAGTTTCCATCTGCTGAAAAACGAGGATCGAAAACGTATCTATACGGAAACGGTAAACGTCATTTCCGGGCAATGA
- a CDS encoding N-acetylmannosamine-6-phosphate 2-epimerase has translation MLNRIKKKLVVSCQALENEPLHSSFIMSKMALAAVEGGASGIRANSKEDVIAIKKEVSVPVVGIVKRDYKDSEVYITATRREIDELLESGCEMIALDATLRKRPMNETIPGIIAYVKEKSPDMQLMADIASVEDAIEAEKAGFDCVSTTLYGYTNATKGCKLYDNNFEFLKRVLDVVSIPAIAEGNIFTPEMARKVLEMGAHSVIVGGAITRPQQITARFINALHS, from the coding sequence ATGTTGAATAGAATCAAAAAGAAACTGGTAGTCTCTTGTCAAGCCCTTGAAAATGAACCGCTTCATAGCTCATTTATTATGTCGAAAATGGCTTTAGCTGCAGTAGAGGGCGGGGCATCCGGTATACGTGCTAATTCTAAAGAAGACGTGATTGCCATAAAAAAGGAAGTATCCGTACCCGTAGTCGGTATTGTTAAAAGAGATTACAAGGATAGTGAAGTTTATATAACAGCTACAAGAAGAGAGATTGATGAGCTGTTGGAAAGCGGCTGCGAAATGATCGCATTGGACGCGACGCTCAGAAAACGTCCGATGAATGAAACAATACCCGGCATTATAGCGTATGTAAAAGAAAAGAGCCCGGATATGCAGCTAATGGCAGACATTGCTTCGGTGGAAGATGCAATAGAAGCAGAAAAAGCTGGTTTTGATTGTGTATCGACTACGCTTTATGGATATACAAATGCAACAAAAGGCTGTAAACTATATGATAATAACTTCGAATTTTTAAAGAGAGTATTAGATGTGGTATCTATTCCTGCAATAGCTGAAGGGAATATCTTCACACCTGAAATGGCGAGAAAAGTCCTGGAAATGGGGGCTCATTCCGTAATTGTTGGCGGTGCTATAACAAGACCGCAGCAAATAACGGCCCGATTTATAAATGCTCTGCACAGTTAA